A region from the Thermoplasmatales archaeon genome encodes:
- a CDS encoding Type I restriction-modification system methyltransferase subunit, giving the protein MDSILFKEHNALNAERSLIYTEEKIKHSLFQKLQMVISLENENFGKAFWYERLTELGYPVKETEIPVNFLRERKAIPPGTNLKRGLLYYSDPLTFDLILLEFDKLPPRTAASRISRYWKSHQQGRQLIIFEDGHDSYAIVIPGAYEEGTSKARILGLSDTIYHTDAEALNSLRFVSDKKAMREAYDNHFLPYEKVREEFFLEYRNMYQEIYGITKDILGPNASSYSQRFLGRLMFLYFLQKKGWLKGDKKFVNTIKDYGELNWTFYEALSKEGNNGFPYLDGTLFEREEYFSQSIEKSLLDSMNNAFYKAREFLNKYNFTVDELSPNDLEVSVDPAMIGTIFENMLPENERGSKGTFYTPLEEISFICRRALSNYLGIPERVIIVDGKQKLEDGVENLIRSFEEKKNEKEVLELRRKLLDIRILDPAVGSGGFLLGMMHEIVGILKRIDESAGWEPRVDHYKDKILQNLFGFDIEGEAIEIARLRLWLSMIVDKKDPEVLRSLDMNLVTIGDSLVKPQGVQAKLGDESLDIFDRMSFIRGNFINATSFSERAKLRKELANIQDELEKKTGIKGGMIESWLPEKADIIIMNPPYVRQESIPAEKKKYYTSTYKIDRKSDLYAYFILRAVQLIRSDGIVSTICSDKWLETDYGLDIQKWISTRLIAVYGQRERTFGADINSIIFVYGNKTDSFASTDFTYLETYPSRLIRNHTQFKRVEMKPGKWFYLRAPRLFMEKIYPKLTHKLGDFADIKFGIKTGANEFFYMRDVSLQYGTDYLANPKKFEDWGVSARNEKELKEQSLIYIENEGGERFVIDISDAKPLVRTTKDLRGYKIDKVERLCLYTKTPGVMTQKYIEWGRNQSASIRGQKDPVIGYNNRPSVSGRKKWYSLNDLEPANIILPMYVMDRFFIPSSDEPVICDHTLYTIKSNTKGIVAYLNSTIFYITMELYLRRLGGGVGEIMVDDYEQMPVPDLRKLNLTSINVSLNRDVKRYFEEVRADDRKDLDSELMNLLGIDDLPLDQFYNEFVGLVGDRILKAGRSLKPKEDVDEQNN; this is encoded by the coding sequence ATGGACTCTATACTGTTCAAAGAACACAATGCTCTGAATGCGGAGAGAAGTTTAATATATACAGAGGAGAAAATAAAACATTCACTGTTCCAAAAGCTACAGATGGTGATCTCTCTGGAAAATGAAAATTTCGGAAAAGCGTTCTGGTATGAGCGTCTTACAGAACTAGGCTATCCCGTTAAAGAAACTGAGATTCCTGTAAATTTCCTAAGGGAAAGAAAGGCGATACCTCCAGGTACTAATCTCAAGAGGGGCCTTCTTTATTATTCGGACCCTTTGACGTTTGACTTAATACTTTTGGAATTTGATAAGTTACCACCCAGAACAGCAGCTTCAAGAATCTCGCGTTACTGGAAATCCCACCAGCAAGGGAGACAACTGATAATTTTTGAAGACGGGCACGATAGTTACGCAATAGTTATTCCGGGGGCATATGAAGAAGGTACCTCAAAAGCCAGAATACTTGGACTTTCTGATACAATATACCACACGGATGCTGAAGCTCTGAACTCTCTCAGATTTGTTTCTGATAAGAAAGCGATGAGGGAAGCCTATGACAATCATTTCCTGCCGTATGAAAAAGTAAGAGAAGAGTTTTTCCTGGAATACAGGAACATGTATCAGGAAATTTATGGAATAACCAAGGATATCCTTGGACCAAATGCCAGCTCATATTCCCAAAGATTTCTGGGCAGACTCATGTTTCTTTACTTCCTTCAAAAGAAAGGATGGTTGAAGGGAGACAAGAAATTTGTAAACACTATCAAAGACTATGGAGAGCTGAACTGGACTTTTTACGAAGCACTCAGTAAAGAAGGTAATAACGGTTTTCCATACCTGGATGGAACCCTATTCGAGAGAGAGGAATATTTTTCACAAAGCATCGAAAAAAGTTTGCTAGACTCCATGAATAACGCTTTCTATAAGGCCAGAGAGTTTCTGAATAAATACAACTTCACTGTGGACGAACTATCTCCTAATGATCTGGAGGTAAGTGTTGATCCTGCAATGATCGGGACAATATTTGAAAATATGCTGCCAGAGAATGAAAGAGGTTCGAAGGGTACTTTCTATACACCGCTTGAGGAGATATCTTTCATCTGCAGGAGGGCACTGTCGAATTATCTTGGAATACCTGAGCGAGTTATAATAGTGGACGGAAAACAAAAGCTGGAGGATGGTGTTGAAAATCTCATCAGATCATTTGAGGAAAAGAAAAATGAAAAAGAGGTGCTGGAGCTCAGAAGAAAACTATTGGATATCAGAATATTAGATCCAGCAGTAGGCTCAGGAGGATTCTTACTCGGAATGATGCATGAGATTGTTGGAATACTTAAGAGAATTGATGAATCCGCTGGATGGGAACCTCGCGTAGACCACTATAAAGACAAGATACTTCAGAATCTCTTTGGGTTTGATATAGAAGGGGAGGCGATAGAGATCGCAAGGCTTCGTCTATGGCTTTCCATGATCGTCGACAAGAAGGACCCAGAAGTTCTCAGAAGTTTAGACATGAATCTGGTGACAATCGGCGATTCGTTGGTAAAACCACAAGGAGTTCAGGCAAAGTTGGGCGATGAGTCGCTTGACATTTTCGATAGAATGAGCTTTATCAGGGGGAATTTTATCAACGCTACAAGTTTTAGTGAAAGGGCAAAATTAAGGAAAGAATTGGCCAATATACAGGATGAGCTCGAGAAGAAGACCGGGATTAAGGGAGGCATGATAGAGTCATGGCTTCCTGAGAAGGCAGACATCATTATCATGAATCCACCATATGTTAGGCAAGAGTCCATCCCGGCAGAGAAGAAGAAATACTACACTTCAACATACAAAATTGACCGGAAATCCGACCTGTATGCTTATTTCATCCTGAGGGCTGTTCAACTCATCAGGAGTGATGGTATCGTGTCCACCATATGCTCGGATAAGTGGCTTGAGACCGATTATGGCTTAGATATTCAGAAATGGATCTCCACAAGGTTGATAGCAGTATACGGCCAGAGAGAACGAACTTTCGGGGCTGATATTAACAGTATAATCTTTGTATATGGCAACAAGACGGACAGTTTCGCCAGCACAGACTTCACATACCTTGAAACATACCCGTCCAGATTGATCAGAAATCACACACAGTTCAAGAGGGTGGAAATGAAGCCAGGAAAGTGGTTCTACCTCCGTGCCCCTAGATTATTCATGGAGAAGATATATCCAAAACTCACGCACAAGTTAGGGGACTTTGCCGATATCAAATTTGGTATAAAAACTGGAGCGAACGAATTCTTCTACATGAGAGATGTGTCTTTGCAGTATGGGACTGATTACCTTGCGAATCCGAAAAAGTTTGAGGATTGGGGTGTCAGTGCCAGGAATGAGAAGGAATTGAAGGAACAGAGCCTGATTTATATTGAGAATGAAGGGGGCGAGAGGTTTGTAATAGATATCTCAGATGCAAAACCACTGGTTAGAACGACAAAAGACTTAAGGGGATACAAAATTGACAAGGTGGAAAGATTGTGTTTGTACACCAAAACTCCTGGAGTTATGACACAAAAATATATTGAATGGGGTAGAAATCAATCAGCAAGCATCAGGGGACAAAAAGATCCTGTCATAGGGTATAACAATAGGCCATCGGTATCCGGAAGGAAAAAATGGTATTCTCTTAACGACCTTGAACCTGCAAACATTATCTTGCCAATGTACGTAATGGATAGATTTTTCATCCCATCATCAGATGAACCTGTTATATGCGATCATACATTATATACAATAAAATCGAACACAAAAGGAATAGTGGCGTATCTGAACTCAACGATATTTTACATAACAATGGAACTCTACCTGAGAAGGCTAGGTGGAGGTGTAGGTGAGATCAT